In the Henningerozyma blattae CBS 6284 chromosome 8, complete genome genome, one interval contains:
- the TBLA0H00590 gene encoding VIT1/CCC1 transporter family protein (similar to Saccharomyces cerevisiae CCC1 (YLR220W); ancestral locus Anc_8.437) encodes MTSSLLTNANKTQGYESIAQELGNQDDQHICMPPQGTINESVNTDLDRNEFIAPNDNDFFSPNGGNPMGGQSLLFRVFGKMDPRVISDLIIGLSDGLTVPFALTAGLSSLGDSRLVIAGGFAELISGAISMGLGGYLGAKSEADYYHAEVGHQKAGFREDQTSVNHEVEDILLEMNPEFSPETIVSFVRDLKEHPELMVNFVIRFGKGLEEPAENRQLISALTIGGGYLAGGLIPLLPYFFVAHVGTGLVYSVIVMIITLFWFGYIKTALAMGDDCSVQKKTLEGLQMIAVGGTAAGAAWYAVKLLA; translated from the coding sequence ATGACCTCAAGCTTACTTAcaaatgcaaataaaaCACAGGGATATGAATCAATAGCGCAAGAACTAGGAAATCAGGATGACCAACACATTTGTATGCCACCACAAGGCACCATTAATGAATCAGTAAATACTGATCTTGACAGAAATGAGTTTATAGCCcctaatgataatgatttcTTTTCTCCAAATGGCGGCAATCCCATGGGAGGCCagtcattattatttcgAGTATTTGGAAAGATGGATCCACGTGTTATCAGTGATTTAATCATTGGTCTAAGCGATGGTTTAACTGTTCCTTTTGCCTTAACCGCAGGTCTTTCTTCATTAGGTGATTCTCGTTTAGTAATTGCTGGTGGGTTTGCAGAATTGATCTCTGGTGCAATTTCTATGGGACTGGGTGGATATCTTGGTGCCAAGAGTGAAGCGGATTACTACCATGCTGAGGTAGGCCATCAAAAAGCCGGGTTCAGAGAGGACCAAACCAGTGTAAATCATGAAGTGGAAGATATCCTTTTGGAAATGAATCCAGAATTCTCACCAGAAACAATAGTGTCATTTGTTCGAGATCTTAAAGAACACCCAGAGTTGATGGTTAATTTTGTTATCAGATTTGGAAAGGGACTAGAAGAACCTGCAGAAAATCGACAACTTATTAGTGCTCTAACAATTGGTGGTGGGTATTTAGCAGGTGGACTTATACCATTACTTCCTTACTTTTTTGTTGCACATGTTGGAACAGGGCTAGTGTATTCGGTAATTGTAATGATAATTACTTTGTTTTGGTTTGGATATATCAAAACAGCTCTAGCAATGGGTGACGATTGTAGTGTTCAAAAGAAAACCCTGGAAGGATTACAAATGATAGCAGTTGGTGGAACTGCTGCTGGAGCTGCCTGGTATGCTGTAAAATTATTGGCTTAA
- the SIR4 gene encoding chromatin-silencing protein SIR4 (similar to Saccharomyces cerevisiae SIR4 (YDR227W); ancestral locus Anc_8.442): protein MSAQYSIKHANSNKTNKHNNNNRIMNTHDIKANSEDPIKNPSSTDLYSGLNGDGERRLHSKKKHHNKAIGNSDASKVSKSRSINAPHHSLIGSKYNLAAKPKINRPRKPSPQIRPVTSYSTSPKSSKLLDLLRSKRSSKSSSSSSKSSPSSNKSSSKSKKSTSNSKKTTDSADSTPRKNSTKVTPFLQGVHELLTESSSSSNNSIGKNTELPSKLHITTSNNTSIATTQNKEHSNTSSKSSTPTSSNTYTSTEIVTKISPQTETTDSSQNVERPTQKVKKSTENEANSSTQNKKASTQNKASTSLQQVKNSSGQNEINEASQKVEKSTQDTVKSSSQNGIKHSLPNGEDDSSQTMPKPSTKNIVITSSAMDGDDSVQKMEKSMANSSTPYETKHSTQTEKNATTPIVEKSSAQNEATASTPIEPNNSTEDIPKSSTQKEANASTSNVPNSSPQKVRKPSVQSVAKPSFQNAINDIPNITKSSTQNETNNSTQDVVKLSTQNRTTISKQKVTHDSDQKIKKSTQNKKTSLRPGKTITSDQNVATSFNPVKNIDSARNVEKSLTQNRTNDPSQKVERALTQNTTSGSLHNLPKFSNQNETITFNQRVEKPTAQLKTVDSAQNLEKAITQNMVKSPTHNVVNASIQNVTNISSQTIRQQPIQNKAKPPNPDVSNASAQKVVNAFKHKAEKISAQKVSNASTQHITNNTAQNVVNTSTQSEANTSIQYMTDASTDSINVITQNVINAIARNMAEAITQNDANIIIQSIVKAFAQNNTKTITQQIANTIIQNMLKAFAQHNINVRNQNNLNIITPYTANIITQSMVKAITQHNTNIIAQHNAILLAKNNEKHHALHNSKLHAVNLLAQHNAKTIAQHDENIIPQPVPNSTTPNNFSANNARRIINYNGLSKDTNKLSYVPRTSSRNSPPINSTLGEPIHRVPVQQNNSAKEAIYGSTPNANINIYNSKNNNTMATRQDKHPRNNYSSHLVSSNAIYENENPTTFVFDPSASIQGAISNGKTNIQLIPIKSHSNPNLNKLNYDKNALTRNGPNISNHMGNSHKKIPDTDNTISSSNNSGYNNNDLLVSNPSNKAINTSTVKTSSPLLNISSKSYLFRKSDISEFNPLTGTPYSGQQNQQLPQMPSRSAMTNHNNTYSGPAPIVYSRLRQEQLAQLPNYQVPNSLRHPASNSISDASKDFIQNIQSSQYSNSSAGMPLNQNILNNNDKQTIVTSSTPNTNKVYTKTSTINIEGNRRILLSQIHGPEQSLSNYKITLSNGLKFDSLQKDAKIAEKLGRYFDCIASSTKLTVSESNQNIVDLLRKMNMPIETLPIESSNFPKVFSAAQNTSPMDQTSVKDLEIFKTGKLLNTHTFKPSSISITSILNEATKTSDQVTLMNNKGNPIITHPSINNDNSQNQSSIYLNGNGKRNRGSATSELEHREAEIQPTNPNIKLHDSIGKELNNTKKDSEKQLNNDPLTLNLESKINEKVLYSKARLPQEITIPKSNNDTQLISSDLDNKFQDTLKSGMMETIIISDSDFSDLDLDQEESVKRSSEHEEVVPAQSSTQQAVSKPKDVKRPMLFEKNKRLDDYDKCRKKFTRDFNIYANSKLKGKNTFLASTLIDLLDTGLIPYSSLEESYYVSGTNDVCSIQNFVTSNAFIFQQPHKGNSIKYLEIEDRLIHKNVSSDRNKGIENKRLPRLPQPTDTSMKIESSNSVTQEVNAVARITSRYKNINKERPLSSHSSNLTNNDVMAVQSAIENRNSISSDTQQKGSDIHANDSTEIDNTTLPSIKEAKKDNTRPKHSKVRLDWISRWKYYLKFSILFFDEQSFIENPPPNNMSADELLSIVAKIRTIFLEKFNSDYTTDINNRFHIFIYNDTSTQEQVSVLTKNYLTAKHINDTSHKIRFWNINKALKFIKDLGVDLNGDDTSYSKMYEKGAIDETPSSLPKSNAVSNTWPSTQTANNPEPISDTGIKVAGQTPAYNATVSKSEEHRNKNHTSQKTNDPNPLFSQVKKDNIKKPEIQENKIETHNNIKNSYTSNQSCSVKSQHRENVTNIEVSVSSSKANDILHDLAENKSKNISSSSSLNKPKPPIENLKNSSIDKARSCENNISKEEHVLTVNNTTETENNDIESEEIKYMTSLLEDANATLDRKDYELLKAQKIIEALSTEVLDSQIQIATLTSTLNLYKRKYENISQNKNNISGRSTQEPKWKKAKINHAD, encoded by the coding sequence ATGTCAGCTCAATACTCAATTAAACATGccaattcaaataagaCGAACAAacataataacaataatcgTATCATGAATACTCACGATATAAAGGCAAATTCAGAAGATCCAATTAAGAATCCTTCATCTACTGATCTTTATTCAGGTCTTAACGGTGATGGTGAAAGACGCTTGcattctaaaaaaaagcatCACAATAAAGCAATTGGAAATTCAGACGCTTCTAAAGTTTCAAAATCGAGATCAATTAATGCTCCTCATCATTCTTTAATTGGTTCAAAATACAATTTGGCCGCAAAACCTAAAATTAATCGACCTAGGAAACCTTCTCCTCAAATACGTCCGGTCACATCATATTCAACTTCTCCTAAGAGTAGTAAGTTATTAGACCTTCTGAGATCAAAAAGATCAAGTAAATCATCTTCGAGTTCAAGCAAATCGTCACCAAGCTCAAACAAGTCatcttcaaaatcaaaaaaatcaacttcaaattcaaaaaaaactacAGATTCTGCAGATTCTACTCCTCGtaaaaattcaacaaaAGTCACACCGTTCCTACAAGGTGTACATGAGCTATTAACAGAAAGTAGTTCTTCtagtaataattcaattggtAAAAACACAGAACTCCCAAGTAAATTACATATTActacttcaaataataccaGTATCGCAACAACACAAAATAAGGAACATTCTAATACTTCAAGTAAATCATCTACACCAACTTCAAGTAATACATATACTAGTACTGAAATTGTAACAAAAATTTCTCCCCAGACTGAAACAACTGACTCTTCTCAGAATGTGGAAAGGCCTACTCAAAAAGTCAAAAAATCCACTGAAAATGAAGCAAATAGCTCAActcaaaacaaaaaagcTTCCACTCAAAATAAGGCAAGTACTTCTTTGCAACAGGTGAAAAACTCTTCCGGTCAAAATGAGATAAATGAGGCGTCTCAAAAAGTGGAAAAATCTACTCAAGATACGGTGAAGTCTTCAAGTCAAAATGGGATAAAACATTCTTTACCAAATGGTGAAGATGATTCTTCTCAAACTATGCCCAAGCCTTCTACCAAGAATATAGTAATTACATCTTCTGCAATGGATGGTGATGATTCTGTTCAAAAGATGGAAAAGTCTATGGCAAACTCTTCAACTCCGTATGAGACGAAGCATTCAACCCAAACTGAGAAAAATGCCACTACTCCAATCGTGGAAAAATCTTCTGCTCAAAACGAGGCAACTGCTTCTACTCCAATTGAGCCAAATAATTCCACTGAAGATATACCAAAGTCTTCTACTCAAAAAGAGGCAAATGCTTCTACTTCAAATGTACCAAATAGTTCTCCTCAAAAGGTGAGAAAGCCCTCTGTTCAAAGTGTAGCGAAGCCATCATTCCAAAATGCGATCAAtgatattccaaatataaCAAAGTCTTCCACCCaaaatgaaacaaataattctactCAAGATGTAGTAAAGCTTTCTACACAAAATAGGACCACTATTTCCAAACAAAAGGTGACACACGATTCtgatcaaaaaataaaaaaatctactcaaaataaaaaaacttcTCTCAGGCCAGGTAAAACGATTACTTCTGATCAAAATGTTGCCACCTCTTTCAATCCAGTTAAAAACATCGATTCTGCCCGAAATGTGGAAAAGTCTCTCACTCAGAATAGAACAAATGATCCTAGTCAAAAAGTTGAAAGGGCTCTCACCCAGAATACAACAAGTGGTTCTCTTCACAATTTACCAAAGTTTTCCAATCAAAATGAAACAATTACTTTTAATCAGAGGGTAGAAAAGCCTACCGCTCAGCTTAAAACAGTCGATTCTGCTCAAAATCTAGAAAAGGCTATAACTCAAAATATGGTAAAGTCTCCCACTCACAACGTGGTAAATGCTTCAATCCAAAATGTGACGAATATCTCTTCTCAAACTATAAGACAGCAAcctattcaaaataaagcAAAACCTCCCAATCCAGATGTGTCAAATGCTTCTGCTCAAAAGGTGGTAAATGCTTTCAAACATAAGGCAGAAAAGATTTCTGCTCAAAAGGTGTCAAACGCATCTACTCAACatataacaaataatacCGCTCAAAACGTAGTTAATACTTCTACTCAAAGTGAAGCCAATACCTCTATTCAATATATGACAGATGCCTCTACTGATTCTATAAATGTTATTACTCAAAATGTGATTAATGCAATTGCTCGAAATATGGCAGAGGCTATAACTCAAAATGATGcgaatattattattcaaagtATTGTAAAAGCTTTTGCtcaaaataataccaaAACTATAACTCAGCAAATTGCAAATActataatacaaaatatgCTAAAGGCTTTTGCCCAACATAACATAAATGTCCgtaatcaaaataatttgaatattatcaCTCCATACACTGCAAATATCATTACTCAAAGTATGGTGAAAGCCATTACCCAacataatacaaatattattgcTCAACATAATGCAATTCTCCTtgctaaaaataatgaaaaacaCCATGCTCTACACAATTCAAAACTCCATGCTGTAAACCTCCTTGCACAACATAATGCAAAAACAATTGCTCAACAcgatgaaaatattattcctCAACCTGTACCAAACTCTACTACTCCTAATAATTTCTCTGCAAATAATGCTAGACGaatcattaattataaCGGTTTATCAAAGGATACTAACAAACTATCTTATGTTCCCAGGACTTCTTCAAGGAATTCACCACCCATTAACTCTACTTTAGGTGAACCCATTCACAGGGTTCCAGTTCAACAGAACAATTCAGCAAAAGAAGCCATTTATGGATCTACACCTAATGccaatataaatatttacaattctaaaaataataatactatgGCTACAAGACAGGATAAACATCCTAGAAACAATTATTCGTCTCATTTAGTATCTTCTAATGCTatttatgaaaatgaaaatccAACTACATTTGTTTTTGATCCCTCAGCTTCAATCCAAGGTGCTATCTCAAATGGAAAGACTAATATACAATTAATTCCAATAAAATCACATAGTAATCCTAACCTAAATAAACTGAATTATGACAAAAATGCATTGACCCGAAATGGCCCTAATATTTCGAATCATATGGGAAACTCACACAAAAAAATACCTGATACTGACAATACTATAAGCAGTAGTAACAATTCTGGatacaataataatgatttattagtTTCCAATCCCTCAAACAAGGCTATAAATACGTCCACTGTAAAAACTAGTAGTccattattgaatatttcttcaaaatcttatttatttagaaaaagcGATATATCAGAGTTCAATCCTTTAACTGGCACACCTTACAGTGGACAACAGAACCAACAATTACCTCAAATGCCATCTAGATCTGCAATGACTAATCACAATAATACGTATTCTGGTCCTGCACCAATAGTGTATTCCAGACTGCGACAAGAACAATTAGCTCAATTACCTAATTATCAAGTGCCAAATAGTTTAAGGCATCCAGCTTCAAATTCGATTTCAGATGCTAGTAAAGATTTTATCCAAAATATACAAAGTTCACAATACAGCAATTCCTCGGCAGGCATGCCATTAAACCAAAacatattaaataataatgataaacaAACAATTGTAACCTCTTCAACTCCCAATACTAATAAGGTTTACACTAAAACTTCAACGATTAACATTGAAGGAAATAGACGCATCTTGCTTAGTCAAATCCATGGACCAGAGCAATCCctttcaaattataaaattacGTTATCTAATGGTTTAAAGTTCGACTCTTTACAAAAAGATGCCAAAATTGCCGAAAAACTGGGTAGATATTTTGATTGTATAGCATCTTCTACTAAATTAACGGTATCTGAGTCAAACCAGAATATCGTTGATTTACTTCGAAAAATGAATATGCCTATAGAAACATTACCAATAGAATCTAGTAATTTTCCAAAAGTATTTTCAGCCGCTCAAAATACAAGCCCTATGGATCAAACCTCTGTCAAAGACctggaaatatttaaaactgGAAAACTCTTAAATACACACACTTTTAAACCTTCGTCAATATCGATAACATCAATCTTAAACGAAGCTACAAAAACTAGTGACCAAGTAActttaatgaataataaaggGAATCCTATTATAACTCACCcatcaattaataatgacaaTTCTCAAAATCAGAGttctatatatttaaatggCAATGGCAAACGTAATAGAGGGTCAGCAACCAGTGAATTAGAACATCGGGAAGCTGAAATACAACCCACTAATCCGAATATCAAATTACATGATTCTATAGGCAAGGAGCTTAATAACACTAAAAAAGATAGTGAAAAACAACTTAATAATGACCCTTTAACACTTAATTTGGAATcgaaaataaatgaaaaagttCTTTATTCTAAGGCAAGATTACCACAGGAGATCACTATACCAAAATCCAATAATGATACACAACTAATATCTTCtgatttagataataaatttcaagatACATTAAAAAGTGGGATGATGgaaactattattatatcaGATAGTGACTTTTCAGATCTTGATTTGGATCAAGAAGAATCCGTGAAAAGAAGCTCTGAGCACGAAGAAGTGGTTCCAGCACAATCCAGTACCCAGCAAGCTGTATCAAAACCAAAAGATGTAAAAAGACCAATGCTCTttgagaaaaataaaagattggATGACTATGATAAATGCaggaaaaaatttacaagagattttaatatatatgctAACTCCAAACTAAAAGgaaaaaacacatttttaGCCTCTacattaattgatttactGGATACCGGTTTGATACCTTATAGTTCGTTGGAAGAATCATATTATGTTAGTGGGACTAATGATGTTTGTTCAATACAAAATTTCGTAACGTCAAatgcttttatttttcaacaacCTCATAAAGGCAATAGTATTAAATATCTTGAAATAGAAGATAGATTAATTCATAAAAATGTATCATCAGATCGTAATAAGGGCATAGAAAATAAGCGATTACCAAGGCTTCCCCAACCCACCGATACCTCAATGAAAATCGAATCATCAAATTCAGTTACACAGGAAGTTAATGCCGTTGCTAGAATTACATCTAGATATAAAAACATTAATAAGGAAAGACCATTATCTAGCCATTCTAGTAACCTTACAAACAATGATGTAATGGCAGTCCAATCAGCTATTGAGAATAGAAATTCTATATCTTCTGATACTCAACAGAAGGGATCTGATATTCATGCTAATGATTCGACAGAAATCGATAATACTACTTTGCCATCAATAAAAGAGGCCAAAAAGGACAACACACGGCCCAAGCATTCCAAGGTAAGGCTAGATTGGATATCTAGATGGAAGtattatctaaaattttCTATACTATTTTTTGATGAACAGTCTTTTATTGAGAATCCACCTCCAAATAATATGTCAGCTGATGAGCTGCTTTCAATAGTTGCTAAGATAAGAACTATATTTCTTGAAAAGTTTAATTCAGATTATACAACAGATATTAATAACAGGtttcatatatttatctACAATGATACATCAACTCAAGAACAAGTTAGTGTATTAACTAAGAACTATCTTACTGCAAAACATATCAATGATACTAGTCACAAAATTAGATTTTGGAACATAAATAAAGCTCTTAAATTCATCAAAGATTTAGGTGTAGATCTGAACGGAGATGATACTTCTTACAGTAAAATGTATGAGAAGGGTGCTATCGATGAAACTCCATCTTCTTTACCCAAGAGCAATGCTGTGAGTAATACATGGCCATCAACTCAAACAGCTAACAATCCAGAACCTATTTCTGATACTGGGATTAAGGTTGCTGGGCAAACACCTGCTTACAATGCAACAGTTAGTAAATCTGAAGAACATCGGAACAAGAACCATACTTCTCAAAAAACTAACGATCCAAATCCTCTATTTAGCCAAGTAAAAAAGGacaatattaaaaaacCTGAAAtacaagaaaataaaattgagactcataataacattaaaaattcCTATACAAGTAATCAAAGTTGCAGTGTGAAATCCCAACACCGTGAAAATGTCACTAATATTGAGGTTTCTGTATCAAGTTCAAAAgctaatgatattttacaTGATCTGgctgaaaataaatcaaagaaTATTTCTTCTAGCTCTTCCCTTAATAAGCCCAAGCCCCCCATTGAGAAtctaaaaaattcttctatCGATAAAGCTAGATCTTGCGAAAACAACATCTCAAAAGAAGAACATGTGCTGACAGTAAATAACACTACTGAGACTGAAAACAATGACATAGAGagtgaagaaattaaatatatgaCTTCCTTATTAGAAGATGCTAATGCTACCTTAGATAGAAAGGACTATGAGCTGTTGAAAGctcaaaaaattatcgaAGCTTTATCAACTGAAGTACTGGATTCCCAAATACAAATAGCTACTCTTACCAGTActttaaatctttataaaaggaaatatgaaaatatttctcagaataaaaacaatatttcTGGTAGGAGTACTCAAGAAccaaaatggaaaaaagCAAAGATAAACCATGCAGACTAA
- the MSC3 gene encoding Msc3p (similar to Saccharomyces cerevisiae MSC3 (YLR219W); ancestral locus Anc_8.440): MVFGLTKKPQKVPDLSRYDYHYRNSTTNSSNNHGRNNNYMSPSERASRYNASTFHEQRSHSLNDVSHYIIPQTKKAPSRSTSNNNSNNNSSSINGRPMHSATNNNSQKTYSLRSQSSTGSTTKTSNNTRKPSSLTYSPINNNSTVKMKRSSSDDMKYYRQSRNLNSNGNNSRSNSITVHTTEVKDDQGRTKSITKKTIKRINGVEYIETTTQTIPRKPKQKKATRASSRNSTSSNNPMHQFEEFSDAIIIDEDLPNNTNNNVQPHYEYHNNMGINQPIYEYEEDDIQDGNVIYEDADPNVIYEEVEYEDPIIQPRRQQPLQSSRLQSTNSQRSRQPRIRKPQPLQQQTYLVQDENGDIYEYIEDYDYNYESVKYPQQQLHNNSLQNSQNNYAIHRDRTSMNEINNYHQKINASTPSRRISSNQSRATQTFVPPSPTHSNTPSSIHSYTNSRKYPYTRSHNQYSTEIQSSSHPSTSKSKSQSFSTSGSKPSLQPLRNQSAIHNIAEHQNLKTTKSSSRLPQSQEDTSIDEGYNSQQLYNNLPKKKITSMRVKETKTSIPSSNSTLRTGKQLKSKARHNDSRTSSFTNNELQLSNNKENRKAAPSKKNIKTTMTSTTSQRLKSTSTVPNNISNSQQPGKPKIVVSKTTNQINAQKKTTIKPSNSSLNNNGLQNQPYIVDLSQDEDDDNNINNSGNWYISENSNNNNTINSTKKKKTKKEKKVLSQEEMYAKALEIATKKVYNNDEFDDFNLRSSTSSNRSAVHNNTIQSIDGVMIGGNATINSSINSRSSAYNMAPRISQKHERIAPPNENTDASGPRTQFNTVSTDNFNERNKNDKINENTSKSSQNTKPVNSTRRNVDQLKAPKSTVHSIKKSKNKKPLSDEEMYQKAFEIAQQRFDTTVELEMNHNRMLNGNYNNNNNSNSNDTNHKISREYSNTIDGNHASTANNETTTPNERHLLERPMPQFSNNMNDSNTPGDESRIASSSIETNNSTFTSNSNCMSDNVTNMNTPTMSNNYTYDNNNNNNLNPNFQVNGNIMGHSGQSSSLNNNSNIQMHYVGNSPRPRPQTQQGPGPQAPPQGRGGGERTRRNAEAQGKKKKKKGFFSKIFGI; this comes from the coding sequence ATGGTCTTTGGTCTAACGAAAAAACCACAAAAGGTCCCTGATTTATCGAGATACGATTACCATTACAGGAATAGTACTACCAATTCATCTAATAACCATGGTAGAAATAACAACTATATGTCTCCAAGCGAAAGAGCGTCTCGCTATAATGCTAGCACTTTTCATGAACAAAGATCACATTCATTGAATGACGTATCACACTATATTATCCCCCAAACTAAAAAAGCCCCTTCAAGAAGTACCAGTAacaataatagcaataataacagtAGTAGCATTAATGGTAGACCGATGCACAGTgcaactaataataattctcaaAAAACATATTCTTTACGTTCTCAATCTAGTACAGGAAGTACAACTaaaacttcaaataatactcGAAAACCTTCTTCATTAACATATTCTCcaattaataacaattctactgtaaaaatgaaaagatCTTCTTCTGATGACatgaaatattatagacaatcaagaaatttaaattctaatgGCAATAATTCCCgttcaaattcaataacGGTTCATACTACAGAAGTTAAAGATGATCAAGGTAGaacaaaatcaattacTAAAAAGACTatcaaaagaataaatGGTGTAGAATATATAGAAACAACTACCCAAACCATTCCAAGAAAACCTAAACAGAAAAAAGCAACACGTGCATCGTCCAGAAATAGTACATCTAGTAATAATCCAATGCATCAATTTGAGGAATTCAGTGATGCTATAATAATCGATGAAGACTtaccaaataatactaataacaaTGTACAACCCCACTATGAATATCACAACAATATGGGCATAAATCAACCAATATATGAATAcgaagaagatgatataCAAGATGGAAATGTGATATATGAAGATGCTGATCCAAATGTTATTTACGAAGAAGTAGAGTATGAAGATCCCATTATTCAACCAAGACGACAGCAACCATTACAATCTTCGCGACTTCAATCAACTAATTCACAACGCTCACGTCAACCCCGTATACGCAAACCACAACCTTTACAACAACAAACATATCTTGTACAAGATGAAAACGGAGATATCTACGAATACATTGAGGATTACGATTATAATTATGAAAGTGTCAAATATCCACAACAACAGTTACATAACAATTCATTGCAAAATTCACAAAACAATTACGCAATTCATAGGGATAGAACTTCAATGAATGAAATCAACAATTATCATCAAAAGATTAACGCTAGTACTCCTTCAAGAAGAATCAGTTCCAATCAATCTCGAGCAACTCAAACATTTGTACCGCCATCTCCTACCCACTCTAACACTCCATCTTCAATCCATTCCTATACTAATTCTAGAAAATACCCATATACACGATCACATAACCAATATTCTACAGAGATTCAGTCTTCATCTCATCCATCTACATCTAAATCTAAATCACaatctttttcaacttCTGGTTCAAAACCTTCATTACAACCACTTCGTAATCAATCTGCTATTCATAATATTGCAGAacatcaaaatttaaagactACTAAAAGTTCTTCTCGCTTGCCCCAATCTCAAGAGGATACTTCCATTGATGAGGGATACAATAGTCAACAattgtataataatttgccaaaaaaaaagattactTCCATGCGCGTAAAGGAAACGAAAACAAGTATTCCAAGTTCTAACTCTACTTTGAGAACTGGTAAACAATTGAAGAGCAAAGCAAGACATAATGATAGTAGAACTAGTTCCTTTACCAATAACGAATTACAACTAAGTAATAATAAGGAAAATCGTAAGGCAGCACcatccaaaaaaaatattaagacTACAATGACTTCAACTACCAGTCAAAGATTGAAATCAACATCTACTGTtcctaataatatttctaattcacAGCAACCTGGGAAACCTAAGATTGTTGTATCGAAAACAACAAACCAAATAAATGCCCAAAAGAAAACTACAATCAAACCTAgtaattcttctttaaataacAATGGTTTACAAAATCAACCTTATATAGTTGATTTATCTCAGGAcgaagatgatgataacaacattaataatagtgGTAACTGGTATATCAGTGAAAactctaataataataacacaATAAATTCGActaaaaagaagaaaaccaagaaggaaaaaaaagttttatcTCAAGAAGAAATGTATGCCAAGGCATTAGAAATTGCTACcaaaaaagtatataataatgacgaatttgatgatttcaatttaaGATCGTCAACTTCGTCTAATCGTAGTGCTGTGCATAATAACACTATTCAAAGTATTGATGGGGTTATGATTGGCGGTAATGCTACGATTAATAGCAGCATTAATAGTCGTAGTAGTGCTTATAATATGGCACCAAGAATATCTCAAAAGCATGAACGAATTGCCCCTCCTAACGAAAATACTGACGCAAGTGGTCCTCGAACTCAGTTTAACACTGTTTCAACAGACAATTTTAATGAAcgtaataaaaatgataagaTAAATGAAAACACATCTAAATCTTCACAAAATACGAAACCAGTTAATTCTACAAGAAGAAATGTTGATCAGCTAAAAGCTCCTAAAAGTACAGTTCattctattaaaaagagtaaaaataaaaaacctttatctgatgaagaaatgTATCAAAAAGCATTCGAAATAGCACAACAAAGGTTTGATACGACAGTTGAATTAGAAATGAATCATAACCGTATGTTGAATGGGaactataataataataataatagtaattcCAATGATACCAATCACAAAATAAGCCGTGAATATAGCAATACTATAGATGGTAATCATGCTAGTACTGCTAATAACGAGACTACAACTCCTAACGAAAGACACCTACTAGAAAGACCAATGCCACAATTcagtaataatatgaatgaTAGCAATACCCCTGGAGATGAGTCAAGGATCGCATCTTCATCTATAGAGACAAACAATAGCACATTCACAAGTAACTCCAATTGTATGAGTGATAATGTGACCAATATGAACACACCTACAATGAGTAATAATTATAcatatgataataataataataacaatttaaATCCAAATTTTCAAGTGAATGGAAATATAATGGGTCATTCTGGACAAAGCTCTAGCCTCAACAACAATAGTAACATTCAAATGCACTATGTTGGTAACTCTCCAAGACCAAGACCACAGACTCAACAGGGACCTGGGCCTCAAGCTCCACCTCAAGGAAGAGGAGGAGGAGAAAGGACAAGAAGAAATGCTGAAGCTCAAgggaagaaaaagaaaaagaaggGATTTTTCtctaaaatttttggaatcTGA